From the genome of Desulfonatronovibrio magnus:
GGCAGACAGGGCAAAGCCATGTGCCTGGTTAAACAAATGCCTGTCCAGGATGCAGCTTATAACGACACCCAGACTGCTGCCCTCAGTCCCACAGATGATCACCATTCCAGATCTGAACAGGTCCAGGCGTCCAGGCACCCGGTAACTCAGAAACAATCCTTTATAATTCGGCCCCTGCAGCCCGAGGATGCCCTGCAGGTAGCCCGGCTGTTCTGGCTTACTTACGGATACTCCTATAAAAACGAGGCATTTTACAGACCAGAAGGTCTTCTGGATTTAGTCACCAAAGGCGTGCTCATGAGCTATGTAGCTGTAACCCAGGGCGGCGAGGTGGCTGGTCACGCCGGACTCTTACGGCCTGAACCAGTGCCTATGGCTGAAATGGCATTGCTGGTTGTTTCTCCTCTGTATCGAGGTCAAGGCCTGATGCAGCCGTTTTTTTCTGCCCTCACTACCCAGGCCAATGAAATGGAGCTGTTCGGCCTTTCCTTTAACTCAGTCACCAGTCACCCCGTAAGCCAGCGCAAAATAATCAAAAGCGGCGGATGCCCCTGTGGCCTGGACCTGGGCTCATGCCCTCCGCGCCAGTTTAAGGCTATGGCACTGGAAGATGGTCCCCGTCCCCGTGAATCGTTTCTGCACTGCTTTTTATATTTAAAAGAAGCCCCCCCTGCTGTAGCCTATGTCCCCAAAAGGCACCAGCGCATCATTAGACTTATTTATGAGAATCTGGGCCGTTATCCTGCTTCAGCCAAAGACTTGACAAGCTCGGATCAGGGGCTTGAACAGAGGCAGGAGGGGTTTTACACTGTATCCTTTGATCGCGGCCTGCTAAAGGGCGTGGTACGGGTCAAGGCGGCAGATGAGCGGCAATGGCCGGAGATCAGGCGGGCAACTGAAGACCTTCTAAACATTGCCGGTGCTGAAGCAGTTAATCTGGACCTTCCTCTTTCCCAGCCATCTACAGCTGATCTTTGTGAGTTGGCTGAAGCTGCTGGTTTCTTTTTTGCCGGAGTGTGGCCCCATGCTGCGGAAGACGGGGACATGCTGCGACTCATCCGTCTGCCAGCCCCAATGGACATGAACACTCTGCAGCTGCATTCAGACTTTTCAAATGAACTGGCACAGTACGTTGGCAAGGAGATGGACCGGGCAATGGGATTAAAATAAGATTAAGATCCAGATTCTTGGACATTGCATCTGCTGATCCGGCAGATCAGCCGGGCAATCACCGGTCCGATGAGCACAACAGCAAACAGGCGCAAAGTCTGCAGGGAAAGCACAAAAGCAATATCACTGCCACTGTCAGCAGCTATAATTGCCACCGAGTCCAATCCTCCAGGACTGGTAGCGAGGTAGGCGGTCAAAGGGTCCACACCGGCCCAGACGGTCAGCATCCAGGCTGCTGAGCCGCATAGGGCCATCAGGCTGACAATAGCCAGCAACAATTGGGGCAAGGCCCTTAGTGCATAGCCAATAAACTCGCAATATAAGAGACAGACAAACTATGCTTTATTCCGCTAAAACATGCGGAAACATGGGCTAACGATGAAGGATGTGTTATCTCAGTCAGAAACTGTACTAGCCCGATCATTGAACAACAAAAAGTTTATTCTGCACTTGGGATAAGCAGCATTCCAACAAAGCCGAGAAAAAAAATGACGTAATAAAAGTAGTGCCGAAAAAATAAGCCGGAAATAAGGTAACATTCTGAAATAACATAGAATTCAGCCTAAACATGCGGAAACTGGGGTTAAGAAATGTAAAAAACTACTCCCGACCACCTTCATTGCCCTAGCACCGTTGCTAAAGGCAACCCCATCACTACGGTTAAGAATCAGGCTTTGCTGGACGGTGTGCTGCCTCCGGAAAGGATGAGGGGGGTGGTTTTTGATCTGAGGGTTGGCGGGATGCAGGATAAGAAGGGGTTGGATTTTTGAAAGAGGGTGTGGAAATTTTGGGCTTAAGGAGCGGCTGAAGAAAAGATAAAACAGGCCGTCCATGACGGGTTTACTGGTCATGGGCGGCCTGCTGTTTTGGACAATCAGTTCAGTATGCTGCTAATTAATTAACAAGTTTCAGCCAGTCATTAACACTTCCAACATCATAAGACGTGGCATAGTTGTCAGTTGTATATCTGAGCCTTCCCTGTTTAGTATAAACAATAAAGCCTGTATCAGGATACATTCTTAAGAATGTATCCTCCTCTACCTGGGTTGCCTGAGGTGCAGGAGACATTAATTCTTCCAGGGAGGGCTGAGACTCAAGCCAGTTAAAAATTGTCTCTGCTTTGGAATAGCCTACCCAGTACATAAAGCTGCCCAGGTCATGAGATACTCCAAGGTTATCAGTGAAGTATAAGTTATTGTTAAATGTTTTGATGGATACATCAGCTTCCTGGTAGTATCTGTAAAAATCATCCCCTGCTTCCTGAGTTGGCTGGGGGGCAGTATAAAGGATTTCAGGAAACATGGCTTCAAGCCAGTCAAATAAAAAGTCTGCTCTTTCACGGGTAGTCGGGTTCTCAGGATGTCCATCCCGAACCAGCCAGGCTGTGCCCATTTTCTGGTCTTGCGGTGCCGTCAGGCTGGACATGCCAATGGTGATTCTGGTTGAGTGTTTATCACGCTCTACTGTTAAATTGTATCGATATAGGTAGGCCTGTTCATGGTTAAAAGCCAGAGTACTTGTCCAGTAACTGCGCGGTTCTGCAGGCAGATCAACAAATGTTTCAGCCATTTGAACAGCTTCCTGCTGATCAGAAAAAAAAGAAGGAACAAAGGCACTAAATTCTTCCTTGGTGGGCACCCGCCAGTTAGTATGCCCTGCAAGATTGAAAGCTTTTGCCTGGAACATGGCTTCCTGCCAGTCAAGCTTGCCAAGCCCGGCAAGGGGATCAGCGCTTTTGGTCCAGATAAGTCCGGTTCTTGTGTCGGTGACGGTTTGATCCTTATTGTCAACAAACAACTGAGCTTGAACGGTTCCCGCCAGCATGAAAGCTGCAAGTATCATTGTCAGTGCCGTTAAGCCAGCGCTTTTAATAAAGGTCTTTTTCATAGTCTTTCTCCCTGTGTTTAAAGTTGCTGATAGTGCATGAGATCATACCTTAATATATGATAAGGAGCTACAGTCCACCAGGCTGCTGAAACTCAGCTTCCGCTAATACTTTGGACAGTCATGATGATGAAAAATTGTAATGTAACTGTTCACCATGTTGTTGACCTTGTTGATCTTGACTCATGTGTACCTCTGAAGTTCCCCCCAAAAACTGGACAAGGTGCTAAGTGGATTTTATGAATATTCTCAACTCCAAAATGCATAAAAAAAGCCCTCCACATTCGGATAACTTTCTGATAAGATAAATAACTTAAAATGAGGCCGTACCATCCGTGCCCTTTAAATTGCACGAAACGAGCTAAGTCACTGTTATCTTTACATTGTTTTCAGCAACTCTTTTAACACTGCAGCGACACTTTGTGTTAATTATTGCCTCGGTCATCGGGGACAGGCACCCGGCACTCATTTTATCCAGATTGATTCAATATTGTATATTGACTCCAGCATGGGATTGTAGACAAAGCCCTGGACGCTTTTGTGCATGGCAACAGCAGCCTCAATCTGGTGCAGAAAAATATACGGTGCATCTGAAATGACAATATCCTGGACCCTGGAGTAAAGTTTGGTCCGACCAGCCACACTTGAACTTTCTGCAGCGTGGCGCAAAAGCTCATCTACGACCACATTTTTGTAAAAACTCCTGTTTCCCGGCAGACCCCAGTATGTTGAATCAAACCAGAAATTCATGAACATGTAAGGATCAGCAAAGTCTGGACTCCAGACCCCGAGACACAGATCAAAATCTCCCTTGTCTAATTGTTCCCGCAAGACCGGGTTGGGTACAAATTCAAGTTCCAATATTATTCCTGCCCGGGAAAAACTGGTCTGCAGTTCTTTAGCAATCTCTTTCCATTCGGAGCGGCGCTCAGAATATTTTAATGTCAGCCTCAAATCTTCAACACCAGCTTCACTGAGCAGGTCAGCAGCTTTTTGTGGGTTGTATTCATACTGATAAGCATAAGGATTATGTCCCCACATGCCTTGGGGAATGGGGCCTTTCATCTGGACAGCATTGCCGTGAATAACATTTTCAATAATTGCCTGGTAGTCCACTGCAAAATTTAAGGCGCGGCGTACCCGGGGATCACTGAGATGGGGACGTTGAGTATTGATATAGACATACTCCACCAGCTGGGACGGGTAACGGTGCACTTTAATGTCCTGGTTATCCTCTAAACGGATCAACTGCTCCATGAGCAGATTTTCAGCAATATGAATGCGGCCGCTCTCAAGGGCTGCCATTCGTTCATCAGGGTCCGGGATAAACTTAACAACCACTTGATCCAGCCATGGCGTACCATCCCAATAATCTTTAACGGCCTGCAGAACAGCATACTTCCCAGGAACCAATTCTTTCAGGGAAAAGGGGCCGCTGCCATCGGTGTTGGTTCTGAGCCAGTCCTGTCCCAGATCGTTGCGGGCATCATGTTCAAGCACTGCTGGATTTATTATTGACGCTGCATTGGTGGCCATGGTCTGCAGAAAAGGTCCAAAGGGCCGTGCCAATTTAATCTCCAGAGTTAATGGATCAATGACGCGCATCGATTCTATGACATTAAAATTTTGAGCTGGTCCCTTGCCAATGTCCAGGGCTCTCTGCAGGGAAAAACGTACCGCTTCAGCATCAAGAGCTGTACCATCAGCAAAACTGATTCCAGGACGAATGTAAAAGTTCCAGGTCAAACCGTCTCCTGAGACTGACCATGCTCTGGCTGCAAAGGGCTCCGCCCGGGTTGTGCCCTGGCCTTTAACCACTTCATATCTGACCAGCCGGTCATAAGCGGGATAAGTTTGCCTCCAGTCGGAATTGTCCATTGAAACTGCAGGGTCCAGGGTATGGATATCAGAAGCAGCTCCAATGATCAGTGTTCTTTTGTCTTGGGCCATTACGCACATGGAATAAAGCACAACTAAAACGCAACAACATAATGTAAACAAAGCTTTCATGAAAACAAAACTTTTCGTGTTGATTAAGTATCTCATAGATTTCAATCTCCTTTAACACATTTATTCAGGACGTGCTCTGTTGATTGCCGGCAAACAGACAACCCCAAAGCCGGCTTGCGCCCCTTAGGATAGCTACCCAGAATTATCCTGGCTTTAACATTTTCAATACAGAATACCCACCACAGACCCGGTCATCAGGGTGGCCAATGGGACTGTCCCCGCGAGGAACAATCAATAGGTATATGGCACGAAATGCTCCCCTCTTTTTCAACGAAGGGTTGGGCGTGGTTGGAATAGATTCAACAAAAATGACACTGTAGTTCCTTTTCCGGGTTCACTTTCAATCTTCAGCCTGCTGCCATGCTTTTCAACAAGATCCCGGCACATTACAAGGCCAAGTCCGGTTCCTTTTTCACCTTCTGTGCCAAAAGTTTTTCTGACTTTGCCAAGAGAAAAAACCTGTTCCAGATGTTCTGGCGCTATTCCCACCCCATCATCTTTGACAAATAAAGTACCCTGCTGATCATCATTAATAGAAAATGACACTGCAATGCTTCCGTGACGCTGAGTGAACTTAACAGCATTGGATGCAAGGTTGCGAATGACAGCCTTCATCATGGATTCATCAGCATAGATCTCAACAGATTCAGGCACATCTATGCTGATTTGAATATCCTTGCGTTCAGCCCAGTCTTTAACTGTACTCAAACATGAAACCGCAAGATCAAGCAGATTCAGACGCTCTGGAGCGTACTCCATAAGCCCCTGGCTTAACTGCGACCATTCAAGAAGGTCATCCAGCAGTGCATGAATATTGCTCAGGCTTTTATGCATTTCCTTTGCAGCGAACCGGATATCCTTTTCAGACAAATCGTCCACGCTGTCGGACAGCATTTCTGACAGGCTGATCACCCCTGCCAGAGGTGACCTGAGGTCGTGGGCCAGGATGGAATAGAACCTGTCTTTTTCCTGAGCAGCCTTTTCCAGCTCATGCTTAGCTTTGCTGATGTTTTCTTCAGCCAGCTTTCGCTCGGTAATATCTCTGGCCAGTTCCATCCTGACCATTCGCCCATCAGTCCATTTGATTGCCCGGTCATGGCACTCATACCACTTGTCATTGAACGTGCTTCTGAATTCCCAGCGATATATTCCGGAAGGAGTGCCATCTGCATTGAGAAGCTTCGGGTTTGTGCAGAAAGAACATGGACCATCCTGTCCCTGCTGAATACTCTGCCAGCACTTTGTACCTTCAATATTTTCTCCCCACACCCTGCACCCATAACTGTTGACAAAAAGAATTTCATAAGTCTGAAGATCTGCAATATAAATCATGGCATCCACACTATCCATGACAATAAGCAGCCGGTCATGGGCTTCGCGCAGTGCTGCTTCAATCTGTCTGCGCTCCATAAGTTCATATTCCATCTTATCCAGACTGACTTGCAGTTTCATGACCATGATGTTGAAAGAAGCTATCAGATTGCTAATCTCCACAAAATACGAACTTTCCATAATCCTCTTATGCCCGGCTCCAGAGGCTATCTTTCCTGCTGCCAGATCCAGCATTCTTATAGGCCTTATTATCCCGTGGGTTACTAGGGCACCGGACATAAGGGCAAGCAGCAGACTCAAGACCATGACCACCTGTGAAAACCTGTTGCCCGCAGTCACGCTGGACATAAAATCCTCTTCAGGAACCGCCACCACAATAAGCCAGTCAATGCCCCGCTTATCCTTCAGAGGCAAGACATGCAGAAAAATCTTTTTGCCTTCCAGGTAGAACTCTAAAATTTCTTTGTGCTCCACAGCCCTGATCTCGCCCTTTTCATCCAGCAGCTTGCCAACAGCACTCTGAATAATCGGATTGGATGACTCCAGCCCATGTATCC
Proteins encoded in this window:
- a CDS encoding GNAT family N-acetyltransferase, translating into MGKAFHTQLRVPAEERFLHLAQGHIRDLAHAAGFPDKDVLALELAAEEAFQNICTHAYPDGTPGDIVVNGEMLEGELRLEFMDEGLPFDPALLNSQPKQMKSETFGLGLKLIHHSVDEVRWVNRGRQGKAMCLVKQMPVQDAAYNDTQTAALSPTDDHHSRSEQVQASRHPVTQKQSFIIRPLQPEDALQVARLFWLTYGYSYKNEAFYRPEGLLDLVTKGVLMSYVAVTQGGEVAGHAGLLRPEPVPMAEMALLVVSPLYRGQGLMQPFFSALTTQANEMELFGLSFNSVTSHPVSQRKIIKSGGCPCGLDLGSCPPRQFKAMALEDGPRPRESFLHCFLYLKEAPPAVAYVPKRHQRIIRLIYENLGRYPASAKDLTSSDQGLEQRQEGFYTVSFDRGLLKGVVRVKAADERQWPEIRRATEDLLNIAGAEAVNLDLPLSQPSTADLCELAEAAGFFFAGVWPHAAEDGDMLRLIRLPAPMDMNTLQLHSDFSNELAQYVGKEMDRAMGLK
- a CDS encoding AbrB family transcriptional regulator gives rise to the protein MGYALRALPQLLLAIVSLMALCGSAAWMLTVWAGVDPLTAYLATSPGGLDSVAIIAADSGSDIAFVLSLQTLRLFAVVLIGPVIARLICRISRCNVQESGS
- a CDS encoding DUF1566 domain-containing protein, whose translation is MKKTFIKSAGLTALTMILAAFMLAGTVQAQLFVDNKDQTVTDTRTGLIWTKSADPLAGLGKLDWQEAMFQAKAFNLAGHTNWRVPTKEEFSAFVPSFFSDQQEAVQMAETFVDLPAEPRSYWTSTLAFNHEQAYLYRYNLTVERDKHSTRITIGMSSLTAPQDQKMGTAWLVRDGHPENPTTRERADFLFDWLEAMFPEILYTAPQPTQEAGDDFYRYYQEADVSIKTFNNNLYFTDNLGVSHDLGSFMYWVGYSKAETIFNWLESQPSLEELMSPAPQATQVEEDTFLRMYPDTGFIVYTKQGRLRYTTDNYATSYDVGSVNDWLKLVN
- a CDS encoding ABC transporter substrate-binding protein yields the protein MRYLINTKSFVFMKALFTLCCCVLVVLYSMCVMAQDKRTLIIGAASDIHTLDPAVSMDNSDWRQTYPAYDRLVRYEVVKGQGTTRAEPFAARAWSVSGDGLTWNFYIRPGISFADGTALDAEAVRFSLQRALDIGKGPAQNFNVIESMRVIDPLTLEIKLARPFGPFLQTMATNAASIINPAVLEHDARNDLGQDWLRTNTDGSGPFSLKELVPGKYAVLQAVKDYWDGTPWLDQVVVKFIPDPDERMAALESGRIHIAENLLMEQLIRLEDNQDIKVHRYPSQLVEYVYINTQRPHLSDPRVRRALNFAVDYQAIIENVIHGNAVQMKGPIPQGMWGHNPYAYQYEYNPQKAADLLSEAGVEDLRLTLKYSERRSEWKEIAKELQTSFSRAGIILELEFVPNPVLREQLDKGDFDLCLGVWSPDFADPYMFMNFWFDSTYWGLPGNRSFYKNVVVDELLRHAAESSSVAGRTKLYSRVQDIVISDAPYIFLHQIEAAVAMHKSVQGFVYNPMLESIYNIESIWIK
- a CDS encoding ATP-binding protein; translation: MITPARFSIKSALLAAFFFIALIMSVVIVISFYSSRNSVNEVALHLRLEIVSHIEEHIRNFLHLPHEINSINVRAMQDGRVDLEDMNYLAGRFAEQISMFPLVSSVYFGNIHGGLINSGREFPGDERYMIMTEGFEAGEFRKYLLDSKGEPLGRPQIISSFDARTRPWFMKAVAAGGPVWSDAYILFTGQDMALAASQPVYDQGGELSGVVAVDVFLSNISVFLQKIGVGKTGKAFILEHSGLLIASSENEPMIKRKSDEQVYQRIHGLESSNPIIQSAVGKLLDEKGEIRAVEHKEILEFYLEGKKIFLHVLPLKDKRGIDWLIVVAVPEEDFMSSVTAGNRFSQVVMVLSLLLALMSGALVTHGIIRPIRMLDLAAGKIASGAGHKRIMESSYFVEISNLIASFNIMVMKLQVSLDKMEYELMERRQIEAALREAHDRLLIVMDSVDAMIYIADLQTYEILFVNSYGCRVWGENIEGTKCWQSIQQGQDGPCSFCTNPKLLNADGTPSGIYRWEFRSTFNDKWYECHDRAIKWTDGRMVRMELARDITERKLAEENISKAKHELEKAAQEKDRFYSILAHDLRSPLAGVISLSEMLSDSVDDLSEKDIRFAAKEMHKSLSNIHALLDDLLEWSQLSQGLMEYAPERLNLLDLAVSCLSTVKDWAERKDIQISIDVPESVEIYADESMMKAVIRNLASNAVKFTQRHGSIAVSFSINDDQQGTLFVKDDGVGIAPEHLEQVFSLGKVRKTFGTEGEKGTGLGLVMCRDLVEKHGSRLKIESEPGKGTTVSFLLNLFQPRPTLR